GTCGCCAGGCCCGGAAAATCGCACCTGTCACATTCATTCTGCTTTCGCGTCCCTTGTCCTTGATTTATGCCGCACGTCTCCAGCATGCCCGCTAATCTTATCACTTCACCGCACTGCCACGCCGATCAACTTGGCTTGCCAATGCCGGACGATGTCCACGCTGTGTCAGCCTGTTTGCCGCTGTGGCAGCACAACATCGGCTATGAAGAAGGCGATGCCTCTGTCCACGATCGATTGCAGGCGGCGTACCCTCGATTCTGTTTCCATCCGCTGGTGAATCAGCTTGCGGATCGTTTTTTGAATTCCGGCAATCGCCGTGGCCTACCCTTCGTTTCCAGGCGTTCGGCTCAACGTGCGGCCGATTTTGTGCAGCATGCGACGGGCGAAGTGGCGGAGTTGGTTGCTTTTGACGGACATCAGGCATGCGGCGTGGTAGTCGGCAGCGACCAATTCAAGACCTTAAAACAGTATTGGCAGCACGCTGGCGAAAACGTGTCGTCTCGCGTCGCTCAACAATTGCTGGCCGGACATTCGACCGCATGTTCCGACACGGCCGTTCGAACGGTCGTACGTGAACGAGTGGCCGCGTTTCAAAACGTGGAACCGAATCATGTTTTTCTATATCCGTCCGGAATGGCGGCGGTCGCCAGCGCGTGGCGAACGGTTCAGGCACTTCGTCCCGGTAGCACATGTCAGTTTGGCTTTCCGTATGTGGATACGCTGAAAATTCAACAGCGGTTTCCCGACGCGTCGCACACGTTTCTGCCTGTGGGAGGCCCGTCGGATTTGAAATTGTTGGAAGCACAATGCGAGGTTCAGCCGCCGACGGCTGTGATCTGCGAAGCTCCAACAAACCCGCTGCTGGTCACTCCCGATTTGCGGCGACTGCGCGAGCTTGCTGATCAGCACGACTTTCTGCTAATCGTTGATGACACTTTAACAGCGTGTGGCAATCTCAACACAACAGCGTTGGCCGATATAGCCGTCACCAGCCTGACGAAGTACTTCAGCGGCTACGGAAACGTGTTGGCGGGGGCGATGACAATCAACCCAAATGGCCGCCACGCTGCTCGGCTGCTGGAACTGGTTCGCTCGGCTTTCGAAGAAACGCTAAGCGACGTGGATGTGGAAGTGCTGGCCAACAATTCTCGGGACATGCCGGAACGAGTGGCGACGATTAACTCCAACGCGGCCGCACTGGCTGATTTTCTGCGTTCGCATGCCAGCGTGCAGTCGGTCTATTATCCCTCAGCCGACGATGCGAATTACACCGCGATCCAGGCCGCCAATGGCGGCTACGGTGGGCTAATTTCGATTGTACTGCGAAAACCGGAAACCACGACGCCCCCGTTCTTCGATGGTCTGGAAGTTTGCAAGGGGCCAAACCTGGGCACAAACTTCACGTTGTGCTGCCCGTACACAATTCTGGCTCACTATGACGAGCTCGATTTTGTCGAAACCTGCGGCGTGTCTCGATGGCTGCTGCGGATCAGTGTTGGCGTTGAGCCCATCGGTGAGTTGCGAAGTCGATTTGAACGCGCACTAAACGGGATCATGCTTCACACATAATGTCTGCTTCTGATCCTCAACAACCGTCGCCGCCCGCTGAAGATTCTGTTGCGATCGACGATGCTCAGAACGCTTCGAACGTTGAAGAACACAACGTCATCACGCTGGTGATGCATCAAATTTGCTTTCGCACGGCATGGATCTTCAAAACCGAAAGCGTGATCATGCCCGCGTTTTTGGACACAATCAGCGGCGCCGGGTGGGTGCGGGGCATGTTGCCGCCGCTAAATCGGTTCGGTCAGTCAGTGGCACCGTTGCTATTGTCGTATCGCCTTAGCCGCGCGAGCGTGAAGTCTGATTGGTTGGCTAAGTCCACCATGTTGATGGGGCTGCCGTTTCTGTCGATTGGTGCCATGCTGTTGCTGGTCCAGAAGAATTCTTCAGCCCTAGTGGTATTCTTTCTGGTGAGTTATCTGGTGTTCTTCTGCCTGAACGGAGTTACTCAGGCAGCATTCAATACGGTGCAGGGCAAATTAATTAAGCCGCACCGTCGAGGTCGGCTAATGGCGTTCGCTGGCTATATTGGTTCGCCAGTTGCGGTTGTCATGGCGTGGTTCCTGCTGCGTCCATGGACGCAGGCTCAGCCACCAAAATACGCCTACATCTTTCTGTTTACCGGCGGCATGTTTTTGCTGGCCAGCTTGACGCTGCGACGGTTGAAGGAAACACCAGATCCCGTGGCTGCTCGATCTGCCATCGATGTACGCCGTCGTTTTTTGGATGCAGGAGCCGCGTTAAAAAACGATCGCCATTTGCGACGACTGTGCCTTCTTGCCAGTTTGTTTGTGTGTTCGCAACTGTTGTTTCCTCACTACCAGCGACTGGGGCAATCGTTGGAAGGATTTGAAGGACAGTTGTTGATGGTGTGGGTGGTGGCTCAAAACCTATCGGCTGCTGGCTTCAGCTGGATTAGTGGTCGGCTCGCCGACGCCAACGGAACTCGCAGCGCCCTGCGATGGATGTCGTTCTGCTCACTGTTTGCGCCGTTGCTGGCGTTGCTGCTGGGAGAAATTGCTGGAGCGAACCTGTACTGGCTCACATTCGCACTGCTGGGAGCTGTGCCCGTAACGTATCGAATGTTCCTGAACTACGCTCTGGAACTGACCGACCGGTCTCAGCATCCGATCTACGTCAGCACCGTTGTGCTGTGCATGGCGCCGCCGATCGTACTGTCGCCATTGGTAGGAGAACTGGTCGACGCCAGAGGCTATGTCGCTCCGTTTATCGCGATTTCTGCTATCGTGGCTGGTGCGTGGATCATGACACTGTCAATCGTTGAACCTCGCAATGAGACACTCTCGTAGTCTGGCTTTGGGGCGTGTCGAAACTGGCGAGCACCTTTGCACGTGACTCAATAGCCCTGATCGTGTCGCTGAACCATTTGACAAAGCGTGATCCATAGCTCGCGGGATTGCGCATCTGAGCCCCTTCACTATTGCATCGAATAGTCGAACGAAAACTGATGATGCTGTTCATCAGGAACCAGTTTGGTCTTTCGAGTCAGGTCGTTCTGCTTCGTGTTGTACGTGATTGCATCCACTCGGTTTTCCTGCGGAACGAACCGGTACAGCCGCACGG
This DNA window, taken from Fuerstiella marisgermanici, encodes the following:
- a CDS encoding PLP-dependent transferase; this encodes MPANLITSPHCHADQLGLPMPDDVHAVSACLPLWQHNIGYEEGDASVHDRLQAAYPRFCFHPLVNQLADRFLNSGNRRGLPFVSRRSAQRAADFVQHATGEVAELVAFDGHQACGVVVGSDQFKTLKQYWQHAGENVSSRVAQQLLAGHSTACSDTAVRTVVRERVAAFQNVEPNHVFLYPSGMAAVASAWRTVQALRPGSTCQFGFPYVDTLKIQQRFPDASHTFLPVGGPSDLKLLEAQCEVQPPTAVICEAPTNPLLVTPDLRRLRELADQHDFLLIVDDTLTACGNLNTTALADIAVTSLTKYFSGYGNVLAGAMTINPNGRHAARLLELVRSAFEETLSDVDVEVLANNSRDMPERVATINSNAAALADFLRSHASVQSVYYPSADDANYTAIQAANGGYGGLISIVLRKPETTTPPFFDGLEVCKGPNLGTNFTLCCPYTILAHYDELDFVETCGVSRWLLRISVGVEPIGELRSRFERALNGIMLHT
- a CDS encoding MFS transporter: MSASDPQQPSPPAEDSVAIDDAQNASNVEEHNVITLVMHQICFRTAWIFKTESVIMPAFLDTISGAGWVRGMLPPLNRFGQSVAPLLLSYRLSRASVKSDWLAKSTMLMGLPFLSIGAMLLLVQKNSSALVVFFLVSYLVFFCLNGVTQAAFNTVQGKLIKPHRRGRLMAFAGYIGSPVAVVMAWFLLRPWTQAQPPKYAYIFLFTGGMFLLASLTLRRLKETPDPVAARSAIDVRRRFLDAGAALKNDRHLRRLCLLASLFVCSQLLFPHYQRLGQSLEGFEGQLLMVWVVAQNLSAAGFSWISGRLADANGTRSALRWMSFCSLFAPLLALLLGEIAGANLYWLTFALLGAVPVTYRMFLNYALELTDRSQHPIYVSTVVLCMAPPIVLSPLVGELVDARGYVAPFIAISAIVAGAWIMTLSIVEPRNETLS